Proteins from a genomic interval of Chloroflexota bacterium:
- a CDS encoding class I SAM-dependent methyltransferase, whose product MSVESELVSENRRVANNMIPRSGSPAWWNLRYHKRETPWDGGIVPPELHEIVDSGYLPSSGIALDMGCGTGTNANFLARRGFLTVGVDVAWLALQEARQKSLSEGLPTLYCLGDVADLSFLNLQANFVLDIGCFHSLPSAVRDGYMASLAGHMVSGGYYLVYGFDRAVNVEGESLGLLDGEVAARFGSAFRLQWRRPSTEGDRTVAWYLLERE is encoded by the coding sequence ATGTCCGTGGAGAGCGAACTGGTTAGTGAGAATCGGCGAGTGGCAAACAATATGATTCCCCGCAGTGGATCACCAGCCTGGTGGAATCTGCGTTATCATAAGCGGGAGACTCCGTGGGACGGCGGGATTGTGCCCCCTGAATTACACGAAATAGTCGATAGTGGGTATCTCCCATCCTCGGGGATTGCCCTGGATATGGGCTGCGGCACCGGTACAAATGCCAATTTCCTGGCGCGACGAGGTTTCTTGACCGTTGGTGTCGACGTGGCCTGGCTGGCGCTACAGGAAGCCCGACAGAAATCGCTATCTGAAGGTCTACCCACGTTGTATTGCCTGGGGGATGTTGCAGATCTCAGCTTTCTCAATCTGCAGGCCAACTTCGTTTTGGATATTGGCTGTTTCCACAGTCTGCCCTCGGCGGTTCGGGATGGTTACATGGCATCCCTGGCCGGTCACATGGTGTCGGGCGGGTACTATCTGGTCTACGGATTTGATCGGGCGGTCAATGTGGAGGGAGAGTCACTTGGATTGCTGGATGGAGAAGTGGCCGCGCGCTTCGGATCAGCATTTCGTTTGCAGTGGCGTCGACCGAGCACCGAAGGGGACCGAACAGTGGCCTGGTATCTGCTGGAACGGGAGTGA
- a CDS encoding ABC transporter permease, with amino-acid sequence MDAVFLVSFLVVAIQAGTSLVYASIGEIFAERSGILNLGVEGMMIMGAVIGFAVSYHTDNAWLGVLAAMTVGGLMALIHAVLTISLRADQVVSGLTLTIFGVGLASFLGQKLGPEGKPLVGLVGPRFVKVPIPFLSDLPVVGNALFNQDLLVYMMFLLVPLSSYWLYKTRPGLHLRAVGENPATADALGISVYRTRYIYTILGGVLAGMGGAHLSLAYTPGWTENLTGGRGWIAIALVIFATWDPFRAFLGALLFGGINAIQFRLQAMGTTIPAPFLAMLPYIFTIVVLTIVTVYENISKRLGAPAALGIPYVRGERTG; translated from the coding sequence ATGGATGCAGTTTTTCTGGTCTCCTTCCTGGTCGTTGCAATTCAAGCTGGTACCTCCCTGGTCTATGCGTCGATCGGTGAGATCTTCGCCGAGCGTTCAGGTATCCTGAATCTGGGTGTCGAAGGTATGATGATAATGGGAGCCGTAATTGGTTTTGCGGTATCCTATCATACCGATAATGCCTGGCTGGGTGTACTCGCTGCCATGACAGTTGGCGGTCTTATGGCACTCATTCATGCTGTATTGACCATATCCCTGCGAGCTGATCAGGTAGTATCGGGTTTGACGCTAACCATCTTTGGCGTCGGCCTGGCGAGCTTTTTGGGTCAGAAATTGGGTCCGGAGGGAAAACCACTGGTTGGCCTGGTGGGTCCTCGCTTCGTGAAAGTGCCGATTCCTTTTCTGTCCGACCTCCCGGTGGTTGGTAATGCCCTCTTCAACCAGGATCTACTGGTCTATATGATGTTTCTGCTGGTACCTTTGTCCTCCTATTGGCTTTACAAAACGAGACCAGGGCTTCATTTGAGGGCCGTTGGCGAAAATCCAGCTACAGCTGATGCTCTTGGGATAAGCGTGTACCGTACCCGCTACATCTATACGATCTTGGGCGGTGTTCTGGCGGGTATGGGTGGTGCGCATCTCAGCCTGGCTTATACACCAGGTTGGACTGAAAACCTGACCGGAGGGCGCGGCTGGATTGCGATCGCCCTGGTCATCTTTGCTACCTGGGATCCCTTCCGGGCGTTCCTGGGCGCCTTGCTCTTCGGCGGAATCAACGCCATTCAGTTTCGTCTTCAGGCAATGGGTACAACCATTCCTGCACCCTTTCTTGCCATGTTGCCATATATCTTCACCATCGTCGTGCTGACAATCGTCACGGTGTACGAAAATATCAGCAAGCGCTTGGGTGCCCCGGCCGCCCTGGGAATCCCCTATGTCCGTGGAGAGCGAACTGGTTAG
- a CDS encoding ABC transporter permease, whose amino-acid sequence MALKLERRMEPSRTANIVVPIVSVVLGLLAGAVLLALVGVNPLETYKAMAEGALGSTYAISETLVRAIPLMLTGLAVSIAFRMLFWNIGAEGQLAMGAFAAAGVALFLPGVVPDISAWLLLPAMFVAAFAAGAMWGLIPAALKGFWGVNEIITTLMLNYVAILWIQYLYFGPWKDPQGFGFPGTAPFPEAAYLPRFKDSFPGLAETVNTGRMHWGLLIAILAAVFIWIVLGRTRWGYEIRVIGENPNAARYAGINLLRNFLLVMILSGGLAGLAGLSQVAGISHRLQQGIVVGDGYTAIIVAWLAGLNPFGVLIVAFLLAALFVGGDQIQITMGLPAAVAGVLQGTILFFVLGGAFFKQYRIRWTHGSSQVDAQAEAGV is encoded by the coding sequence ATGGCCCTAAAATTGGAACGGCGAATGGAGCCTTCCCGCACGGCCAACATCGTAGTGCCGATCGTATCGGTTGTGTTGGGTCTGTTGGCCGGCGCTGTTTTGCTGGCCCTGGTTGGCGTCAATCCTCTGGAAACCTACAAGGCCATGGCAGAGGGCGCGCTTGGAAGTACTTACGCGATCAGTGAAACACTTGTACGGGCAATTCCACTGATGCTCACCGGTCTGGCGGTGTCCATTGCCTTCCGCATGTTGTTCTGGAATATTGGCGCCGAGGGTCAGTTGGCTATGGGGGCCTTTGCCGCTGCCGGTGTCGCACTCTTTTTGCCCGGCGTGGTTCCGGATATCTCCGCCTGGCTTCTATTACCGGCCATGTTTGTCGCAGCCTTTGCTGCTGGCGCCATGTGGGGATTGATCCCCGCGGCGCTAAAGGGTTTCTGGGGGGTAAATGAAATCATCACGACGCTGATGCTCAACTATGTGGCTATCCTCTGGATCCAGTATCTCTATTTCGGACCGTGGAAAGACCCCCAGGGCTTCGGCTTTCCGGGCACGGCACCTTTTCCTGAGGCAGCTTATTTGCCCCGCTTCAAGGACTCGTTTCCCGGCCTGGCTGAAACTGTCAATACAGGCCGTATGCATTGGGGCCTCCTGATCGCTATCCTGGCTGCTGTTTTCATCTGGATCGTGCTCGGTCGCACCCGATGGGGCTACGAAATCCGCGTTATCGGCGAGAACCCCAACGCAGCCCGCTATGCAGGCATCAATCTCTTACGCAATTTCCTTCTGGTCATGATACTCAGTGGTGGCCTGGCGGGCCTGGCGGGCCTCAGCCAGGTGGCCGGTATATCCCATCGGCTCCAGCAGGGAATCGTGGTGGGTGATGGTTATACGGCCATCATTGTGGCCTGGCTGGCGGGGCTGAATCCCTTTGGCGTGCTGATTGTGGCGTTTCTGCTTGCTGCTCTGTTCGTCGGCGGTGATCAGATCCAGATCACGATGGGCCTTCCTGCGGCTGTAGCAGGCGTGCTACAGGGGACCATTCTGTTTTTTGTCCTTGGCGGTGCTTTTTTCAAGCAGTATCGCATTCGCTGGACCCATGGCTCCTCCCAGGTAGATGCCCAGGCAGAGGCAGGTGTTTGA
- a CDS encoding ABC transporter ATP-binding protein, with protein MTTIPPAVQMLGISKQFPGVLANDSVDLEIRAGEIHALLGENGAGKSTLMNILTGLYRPDAGEVWLHGQRVDLRSPKDAIALGVGMVHQHFKLVQTQTVAENIILGLKDPLFRLDPEGTAQEIRDLSKHYGLEVDPNAYIWQLSVGEQQRVEILKMLYRNADVLILDEPTAVLTPQESEELGYTLRRMVAEPATMDHAGNKAVVFISHKLDEVTRFADRVTVLRGGVVEATVDTAEVDKAELARLMVGRSVLFHIEKPPYEEDVTEEVRQEVLFAARDLQAQNDKGLQALNGVSLEMHAGEIVGIAGVSGNGQRELAEVLTGLRKATGGQVLVRPGGRGGELDDVTNFTPFQIINTGLSHVPGDRLGVGLVGNLSVSDNLILKDYRNSPLSRGPFLDRTSIGLFVDRLIDAFQIATPSAEQPVRLLSGGNLQKCILAREITASSGLLVAVHPTRGLDVGATESVQMTLLDERARGAAILLISEDLDELLSICDRIAVMFEGRFMGIMPAEDANREELGLMMAGEGI; from the coding sequence ATGACTACGATTCCCCCTGCCGTGCAGATGCTGGGCATTAGCAAACAGTTCCCCGGCGTGCTTGCCAACGACTCCGTTGACCTGGAAATAAGAGCCGGTGAGATTCACGCCTTGCTGGGCGAGAATGGTGCGGGAAAGTCCACGCTGATGAATATTCTGACCGGGTTATACCGGCCGGATGCCGGCGAAGTATGGCTTCATGGTCAGCGGGTTGACCTGCGATCACCCAAGGATGCGATTGCTCTGGGTGTGGGCATGGTGCATCAGCACTTCAAACTCGTTCAAACCCAGACAGTTGCCGAAAACATCATCCTTGGCTTGAAGGACCCCCTCTTTCGTCTTGATCCTGAAGGAACCGCTCAGGAGATTCGGGACCTTAGCAAACACTATGGTCTTGAGGTAGATCCAAATGCCTACATCTGGCAGCTGAGCGTTGGCGAACAACAGAGGGTGGAGATTCTTAAAATGCTCTACCGGAATGCCGATGTGCTCATTCTGGATGAGCCAACGGCTGTGCTTACGCCGCAGGAATCGGAAGAATTGGGATATACCCTGCGTCGCATGGTAGCAGAACCGGCCACCATGGACCATGCTGGCAACAAGGCAGTCGTTTTTATCTCCCACAAGCTCGATGAGGTAACTCGTTTCGCCGACCGGGTGACGGTGCTTCGAGGCGGTGTGGTAGAAGCCACGGTGGACACGGCGGAGGTGGATAAGGCCGAATTGGCTCGACTGATGGTCGGCCGAAGCGTGTTGTTCCATATTGAAAAACCGCCTTACGAGGAGGATGTCACTGAAGAAGTCAGGCAAGAAGTTCTCTTCGCCGCACGCGATTTGCAGGCCCAGAACGACAAGGGACTGCAGGCTCTCAATGGAGTCTCGCTGGAAATGCATGCCGGCGAGATCGTGGGCATTGCCGGAGTGTCCGGCAATGGTCAGCGCGAATTGGCGGAGGTGCTTACTGGATTGCGCAAAGCTACCGGCGGCCAGGTTCTGGTGCGGCCAGGAGGCCGGGGTGGTGAACTGGACGATGTGACCAACTTCACCCCTTTCCAGATCATCAACACCGGTTTGAGCCATGTTCCAGGTGACCGCCTGGGCGTCGGGCTGGTGGGTAATCTGTCCGTTAGCGATAACCTCATTTTGAAGGATTATCGCAATTCACCCCTGTCCCGGGGACCTTTTCTCGATCGGACCTCGATCGGGCTATTTGTCGATCGTTTGATCGACGCATTTCAAATCGCGACTCCCAGCGCAGAACAGCCGGTGCGATTGTTATCCGGGGGCAATCTGCAAAAGTGCATTCTGGCCCGCGAGATAACCGCCAGTAGCGGGTTGCTTGTGGCCGTTCACCCGACGCGGGGACTGGATGTGGGCGCGACCGAGAGTGTGCAGATGACCTTGCTGGATGAACGCGCCAGGGGAGCTGCCATCTTGCTCATCTCAGAGGATCTTGATGAATTGCTGTCGATCTGCGACCGAATTGCCGTGATGTTCGAAGGCCGGTTCATGGGTATCATGCCTGCCGAAGATGCCAATCGGGAGGAACTGGGCTTGATGATGGCCGGGGAAGGCATCTAA
- a CDS encoding BMP family ABC transporter substrate-binding protein translates to MRSKVRFSTILVALLLIALAVSACGTSSPRDEAPAPTEPPTAEEPAEPTEPEPGAADKDLSAAFVYVAPIGDLGWTYAHDLGRLMMEEELGIETAFIESVPEGPDAERVIRDFAEKGYDLVFTTSFGYMDPTIAVAGEYPEKQFVHISGFKTAPNSSTVFGRMYQPRYLSGLVAGSMTESDVIGFVAAFPIPEVVRGINAFTLGVKEANPDAEVRVVWTNTWFGPPEEKEAAEALLDQGADVIAQHQDTTEPQKAAKNRGVYSIGYDSDMAEFVGDTVLTSPVWNWGPKYVEIAEQFAAGTYDGSEQYWGGLDDNVVALAEMSPLVPDEVKVLVAEKEQAIVDGSMDVFCGPLVAANGVEVLPEGKCMTDGEMLGMDFFLDGVRGEAPGDGAALEGQDAPAGAVAMPALDLSAAFVYVAPIGDLGWTYAHDLGRLMMEEELGIETAFIESVPEGPDAERVIRDFAEKGYDLVFTTSFGYMDPTIAVAGEYPEKQFVHISGFKTAPNSSTVFGRMYQPRYLSGLVAGSMTESDVIGFVAAFPIPEVVRGINAFTLGVKEANPDAEVRVVWTNTWFGPPEEKEAAEALLDQGADVIAQHQDTTEPQKAAKNRGVYSIGYDSDMAEFVGDTVLTSPVWNWGPKYVEIAEQFAAGTYDGSEQYWGGLDDNVVALAEMSPLVPDEVKVLVAEKEQAIVDGSMDVFCGPLVAANGVEVLPEGKCMTDGEMLGMDFFLDGVRGEAPGDGAALEGQDAPKGMMDAGATGELPSAAFVYVGPVNDFGWTYAHDQGRQAIEAMGVETAYAELVGEGPDAARVIRDFAEKGYDIVFATSFGYMDSVIEVAGEYPDTVFEHATGYKTADNVGIYDGRGYQGWYLAGIVAGSTTESNKLGYIAPYPIPEVVRNMNAFALGARSVNPDAEVNPIWIFDWVNPPKEREAAEALADLGIDVIARESDSTEADKLAQEKGIYVVGYNADATRDQAADAFLTAPIWHWDTYYMQVVQDVADGSWTSEPVWWGLKEGLMSLAPIADFVPEDVKALVEAEQKRILSGDFDVFEGPINDNQGSERVAAGASMTDGEKLSFDWLVEGVIGDIPQ, encoded by the coding sequence ATGCGATCGAAGGTCCGTTTTTCGACGATTCTTGTGGCGCTTCTGCTGATTGCCCTGGCGGTTTCCGCCTGTGGCACCTCAAGCCCCAGAGATGAGGCACCCGCCCCCACTGAACCCCCCACTGCTGAAGAACCTGCTGAACCAACAGAACCAGAACCCGGTGCTGCCGATAAAGATCTATCGGCAGCGTTTGTGTATGTGGCGCCGATAGGTGATTTGGGATGGACATATGCCCATGATCTGGGGCGATTGATGATGGAGGAGGAGTTGGGGATAGAGACAGCCTTCATCGAGAGTGTTCCAGAGGGGCCGGATGCGGAGCGAGTGATACGCGATTTTGCGGAGAAGGGGTATGACCTGGTTTTCACGACATCGTTCGGGTACATGGATCCGACGATAGCAGTGGCTGGGGAGTATCCGGAGAAGCAGTTTGTACACATATCGGGGTTCAAGACGGCACCGAATTCGAGTACGGTGTTTGGACGGATGTACCAGCCGCGGTATTTGAGTGGGTTGGTAGCAGGCAGCATGACGGAGAGCGACGTGATCGGCTTCGTGGCAGCCTTTCCGATACCGGAGGTGGTTCGGGGGATCAACGCCTTCACGTTGGGAGTGAAGGAAGCGAATCCGGACGCCGAGGTACGGGTGGTGTGGACGAACACGTGGTTTGGGCCGCCGGAGGAGAAGGAAGCGGCGGAGGCGTTGTTGGATCAGGGTGCTGATGTGATAGCCCAGCATCAGGATACGACGGAGCCGCAGAAGGCAGCCAAGAATCGTGGCGTGTACAGCATAGGCTACGACAGTGATATGGCGGAATTTGTGGGAGACACGGTGTTGACCAGTCCTGTGTGGAACTGGGGGCCGAAGTATGTGGAGATAGCCGAGCAGTTTGCGGCTGGCACGTACGATGGGTCTGAGCAGTACTGGGGAGGCCTGGATGACAACGTGGTCGCCCTGGCGGAGATGAGCCCGTTGGTGCCGGACGAGGTGAAGGTGCTGGTGGCGGAGAAGGAACAGGCGATCGTCGATGGCAGCATGGACGTGTTCTGTGGACCGCTGGTGGCCGCCAATGGGGTTGAAGTATTGCCCGAGGGCAAGTGCATGACCGACGGCGAGATGTTGGGCATGGACTTTTTCCTGGATGGTGTAAGGGGTGAGGCGCCCGGCGACGGTGCGGCCCTGGAGGGTCAGGATGCACCTGCAGGTGCTGTTGCAATGCCAGCGCTCGATCTATCGGCAGCGTTTGTGTATGTGGCGCCGATAGGTGATTTGGGGTGGACGTATGCCCATGATCTGGGGCGATTGATGATGGAGGAGGAGTTGGGGATAGAGACAGCCTTCATCGAGAGTGTTCCAGAGGGGCCGGATGCGGAGCGAGTGATACGCGATTTTGCGGAGAAGGGGTATGACCTGGTTTTCACGACATCGTTCGGGTACATGGATCCGACGATAGCAGTGGCTGGGGAGTATCCGGAGAAGCAGTTTGTACACATATCGGGGTTCAAGACGGCACCGAATTCGAGTACGGTGTTTGGACGGATGTACCAGCCGCGGTATTTGAGTGGGTTGGTAGCAGGCAGCATGACGGAGAGCGACGTGATCGGCTTCGTGGCAGCCTTTCCGATACCGGAGGTGGTTCGGGGGATCAACGCCTTCACGTTGGGAGTGAAGGAAGCGAATCCGGACGCCGAGGTACGGGTGGTGTGGACGAACACGTGGTTTGGGCCGCCGGAGGAGAAGGAAGCGGCGGAGGCGTTGTTGGATCAGGGTGCTGATGTGATAGCCCAGCATCAGGATACGACGGAGCCGCAGAAGGCAGCCAAGAATCGTGGCGTGTACAGCATAGGCTACGACAGTGATATGGCGGAATTTGTGGGAGACACGGTGTTGACCAGTCCTGTGTGGAACTGGGGGCCGAAGTATGTGGAGATAGCCGAGCAGTTTGCGGCTGGCACGTACGATGGGTCTGAGCAGTACTGGGGAGGCCTGGATGACAACGTGGTCGCCCTGGCGGAGATGAGCCCGTTGGTGCCGGACGAGGTGAAGGTGCTGGTGGCGGAGAAGGAACAGGCGATCGTCGATGGCAGCATGGACGTGTTCTGTGGACCGCTGGTGGCCGCCAATGGGGTTGAAGTATTGCCCGAGGGCAAGTGCATGACCGACGGCGAGATGTTGGGCATGGACTTTTTCCTGGATGGTGTAAGGGGTGAGGCGCCCGGCGACGGTGCGGCCCTGGAGGGTCAGGATGCACCGAAAGGCATGATGGATGCCGGCGCAACGGGCGAGCTGCCCAGCGCCGCCTTTGTATATGTTGGACCTGTCAATGACTTCGGTTGGACCTACGCCCACGACCAGGGACGTCAGGCCATTGAAGCCATGGGTGTCGAAACTGCCTACGCCGAACTGGTCGGTGAAGGACCCGATGCTGCACGCGTCATTCGCGACTTTGCTGAAAAGGGCTACGACATCGTCTTTGCCACCAGCTTTGGATACATGGACTCAGTGATCGAGGTGGCCGGGGAGTATCCGGATACCGTCTTTGAGCATGCTACCGGATACAAGACCGCCGACAACGTCGGGATTTACGACGGACGAGGTTACCAGGGTTGGTACCTGGCGGGCATTGTGGCTGGAAGCACGACTGAAAGCAATAAGCTGGGTTACATCGCGCCCTACCCCATCCCTGAGGTTGTGCGCAATATGAATGCCTTTGCCCTTGGTGCACGTTCTGTCAACCCCGATGCTGAGGTGAATCCCATCTGGATCTTCGACTGGGTGAATCCCCCCAAGGAGCGAGAGGCAGCTGAGGCTTTGGCCGATCTGGGCATCGATGTTATCGCCCGCGAGAGCGACTCAACCGAGGCGGATAAGCTGGCCCAGGAAAAGGGTATCTATGTTGTCGGATACAATGCCGATGCCACACGGGATCAAGCGGCTGACGCCTTTCTGACCGCACCGATCTGGCACTGGGATACCTATTACATGCAGGTGGTCCAGGATGTGGCCGACGGCAGTTGGACCAGCGAACCGGTGTGGTGGGGGCTGAAGGAAGGCCTGATGAGTCTGGCACCTATCGCCGACTTTGTGCCGGAGGATGTGAAGGCACTTGTCGAGGCGGAGCAGAAGCGAATCCTCTCCGGTGACTTCGACGTGTTTGAAGGCCCAATCAACGACAACCAGGGCAGTGAGCGGGTGGCCGCCGGCGCCAGTATGACCGACGGGGAGAAGCTGAGCTTCGACTGGTTGGTCGAGGGCGTTATCGGCGATATACCGCAGTAA
- the ade gene encoding adenine deaminase produces MQLADRIQIARGEKPADLILRNARLVNVFSGQIELTDIAIGDNLILGVGLDYEAKQAIDLDGSFVAPGLIDAHVHIESSMTTIPWFARAVLPRGTTTVVTDPHEIANVHGMAGIQYMLDAARNTPLSILTNVPSCVPATAMETAGAVLEAPDILPLLENPEVLGLAEVMNYPGVLSGDPAVLAKIEGFGGSVIDGHCPGLLGRNLNAYVAAGIGSDHECTTVEEAALKLSRGMYILIREATNAHNLETLLPLVDERNSRRCCFCTDDRQPTDLLDQGGIDYMVRSAIEYGLNPITAIQMATLNASEWFRLWDRGAVAPGRRADLIVFDDLKAPEARMVFSAGSLVARDGAMVIDQPSTQATSLPRGMAIAWDRVDFSIPATGSHARVIGTIADQLVTEHLIMEIKRDQGYAVADVERDILKIAVIERHHGTGNVGKGFIKNLGLKRGALASSVAHDHHNLVVVGADDTSMMTAARMVAAMGGGLAVAEGEKVVSHLALPVAGLMADQPIELVRQDFDKVLQAAHHLGSTLHDPFMAMSFMALEVIPHLKLTDMGPVDVDTFELVPLFVD; encoded by the coding sequence ATGCAACTTGCAGACAGAATTCAAATCGCTCGTGGCGAAAAGCCGGCCGACCTGATCCTGCGGAACGCTCGGCTCGTCAACGTATTCTCAGGCCAAATTGAACTCACCGATATTGCCATAGGGGACAACCTGATCCTGGGTGTGGGCCTCGATTACGAAGCCAAACAGGCTATCGATCTGGATGGCTCTTTCGTGGCACCAGGGCTCATCGATGCCCATGTGCACATCGAGAGTTCCATGACTACCATTCCCTGGTTTGCCCGCGCTGTCTTGCCCCGTGGCACGACCACAGTGGTCACCGATCCCCACGAAATTGCCAACGTGCATGGCATGGCGGGCATCCAATACATGCTTGATGCCGCTCGAAATACCCCTTTGAGTATTTTGACCAACGTACCATCCTGTGTGCCAGCTACTGCAATGGAAACAGCCGGCGCTGTGCTGGAAGCGCCGGATATCCTGCCCTTGCTCGAGAACCCAGAGGTGCTTGGATTAGCCGAGGTGATGAACTATCCCGGCGTTCTGAGCGGGGACCCCGCCGTGCTGGCAAAAATCGAAGGTTTTGGAGGTAGCGTGATCGATGGTCACTGCCCGGGCCTTCTTGGCAGGAACCTCAACGCCTACGTGGCTGCTGGAATCGGCTCCGACCACGAGTGCACCACCGTCGAGGAGGCAGCACTCAAATTGAGCCGGGGGATGTATATCCTGATTCGAGAAGCAACCAACGCCCACAATCTCGAAACCCTGTTACCTCTGGTCGATGAGCGAAATAGCAGGCGCTGCTGCTTTTGCACCGATGATCGCCAGCCGACCGACCTTCTGGATCAGGGCGGTATCGACTACATGGTCCGCAGCGCTATCGAATATGGACTGAATCCGATCACCGCCATTCAGATGGCAACATTGAACGCCAGTGAATGGTTCCGCCTGTGGGATCGTGGCGCCGTGGCGCCGGGACGCAGAGCTGATCTGATTGTCTTCGACGACCTGAAAGCTCCTGAAGCGCGGATGGTCTTTTCCGCTGGCAGCCTGGTCGCCCGCGATGGAGCCATGGTGATCGATCAGCCATCAACGCAGGCCACCAGCCTTCCTCGGGGCATGGCTATTGCCTGGGACAGGGTAGATTTCTCCATACCTGCCACCGGCAGCCACGCCCGGGTCATCGGAACCATCGCAGATCAACTGGTTACAGAGCACCTGATCATGGAGATCAAGCGGGATCAGGGTTACGCCGTGGCCGATGTGGAACGAGACATACTGAAGATAGCTGTGATCGAACGCCACCATGGAACTGGAAACGTTGGCAAGGGCTTCATCAAAAATCTGGGACTGAAGCGAGGCGCTTTGGCATCTTCCGTTGCCCATGATCACCATAATCTGGTTGTGGTCGGTGCAGACGATACCAGCATGATGACAGCCGCCAGGATGGTCGCGGCCATGGGCGGTGGATTGGCCGTGGCTGAAGGAGAGAAGGTCGTCAGCCATCTGGCCCTGCCCGTTGCCGGGCTGATGGCAGATCAGCCCATCGAACTCGTGCGACAGGATTTCGACAAGGTTTTGCAGGCCGCGCACCACCTGGGCTCAACCCTGCACGACCCCTTCATGGCTATGAGTTTCATGGCACTTGAAGTGATTCCCCACCTGAAGCTCACCGACATGGGGCCGGTGGATGTGGACACCTTTGAGTTGGTTCCCCTGTTCGTAGACTGA
- a CDS encoding DUF4230 domain-containing protein: MTENTYLPSGDQSDPQPPPQKRGSVLPWVLLALVLIPALACGFFTVATVGSANQASNLLQDLLNGGELVVRSDRTGEVIMQIQDLGRLETASYTVEKVIEGGVGQENTLLDLLLGDRLLLIAHGQVIAGVDLAELTAQDIRISDDRLEITVQLPASRILTHRLDNEKSYVYDRQQGFLTKGDPHLETEVRRVAERRLLEAACNGGILAKAEENAQRQLKILLQAMEFDNVEFVAPRPVGNTGCE, translated from the coding sequence GTGACCGAAAATACCTACCTGCCTTCCGGCGATCAGTCAGATCCCCAACCACCGCCTCAGAAGCGCGGCTCGGTTTTGCCCTGGGTTTTGCTGGCCCTGGTGCTGATTCCTGCACTGGCGTGCGGTTTTTTCACTGTTGCCACCGTGGGCAGCGCGAACCAGGCTTCCAATCTTCTACAGGACCTGCTGAATGGCGGCGAACTGGTAGTTCGCTCCGATCGCACGGGGGAAGTGATCATGCAGATTCAGGACCTGGGACGCCTGGAAACGGCCAGTTACACGGTCGAGAAAGTCATCGAGGGCGGGGTTGGTCAGGAAAACACACTGCTTGATCTGCTTCTTGGGGATCGGCTTCTTCTGATCGCCCACGGACAGGTTATCGCCGGTGTGGACCTGGCCGAACTGACTGCCCAGGACATAAGAATCAGTGACGACCGTCTGGAAATCACCGTGCAGTTGCCAGCCAGCCGTATCCTGACTCATCGCCTGGACAACGAAAAAAGCTACGTTTACGATCGACAACAGGGCTTTTTGACCAAAGGTGATCCCCATTTGGAGACAGAAGTGAGGCGGGTTGCTGAACGACGCCTTCTGGAGGCCGCCTGTAATGGGGGGATTCTTGCCAAGGCCGAAGAAAACGCTCAACGGCAACTCAAAATCCTGTTGCAGGCTATGGAGTTCGACAACGTTGAATTCGTGGCGCCACGACCGGTCGGCAACACCGGTTGCGAATGA